TTAAAATTAGAGCAATTTGAAGCTATAAATTGTCTAAGTATAGGCtacattcatttattcatttaagtgcagtttaaactaaagttaatttaatgtcactttttctttttattaagtatattaactagacatttaatatgtaataaaaaaaggttaaaaaaggcttagaaaaggtttaatacgatctactctgaaccgacttgcgtgtatgaagcgattgatgaatgtggaggaagcaagacaagtgtgtcaggatcgaagcaaatagaattctatagtctctgcttaccccggtgggaaataggcgtgagtttatgtatgtatgtaataggtAATACTGAATGGGTTAGTCTCAAACTTTGtctattaagtacttacgtaatgattagataagtaggtaatctCATCGTACGCGTTCGCAAAAACATTTTGGAGAGACATTTGAATATGACAAGATCACGTCAAAGCAAAACATCGTGACCGAAGAAACAaattaaacacaaaaatttccCGTTACTTACCCCTATAATGGGCCACCACAATGCAAAACACTTTATGAACCCTTCGTTCCGCCTGCATGCGTGTTTCACGTGTGCGTGCAAATAACCTCTAATAAGCCACACACTGCGTATTTACCCCAACAATAGCTAGCTACCAAAGTCGGTTTTTGTTCGTCACTGTACACAGCCTGCGTTAAACAGCATTAACACCATGATTTATAGTACACGCTTTCAACAAAACCCGTTGTTGTTTATTCAATTAGTTAAGGCCGCGTCTGTTCACGGCTCACAACCATCCGTTTCTattattaattgaatatttCCCACATACACATAATGTTAAATGTGAAACATTTATCTGACTTAAGATCACCCACGTACCTATACATATCCCCATGTACCTATAGCTATGAAAATTTGTGTTCAAAATAACAAAGATTCACAGTGATAGTATAGTACCATATTCGGGTACTTACTTATCATAATTTGGTGCCTTTGATCCCATTCCATTTTCAGGATCCCGTTCTTTAAAGACATATAAGTACAGAAATCACGCAATGAATCGGAAGTGGCTGGTCTCAAGGACGCGGTAATACGGAATAAATTTGCCATTAATATTGTTTCATTACACGTGGAACATCTTGGAACCTTATCCCTTCGTTTTGTGACGTGGGTGTCCTTTTTTCTAAGAATTTGTTGCGTTTTATTATTAGCAGAACTCATTGGTATTCGTTTCGCGACAACTATCTCTCTGAATTCACTTATAGACCATCTCGCCAGCTGAGGAATACCGAATAGCACGTCGGTACTTTAATATGTGTATATAAACTCATGCCCCATAAcgaaatttaattacttacaaaagTCTTGAAAGAAAATTCTTGTAGATTTTGAAGAAAAATGCATATTTATCACCGatcaaacataaaataataacgaCTCCATTACCCTATCATTCAAGAAAATTAATAGTCAAGCTAATGaagtgatttttaaataaactgtttacaacatcagtaagtaagaaAACTCTCCTTTGTGCACTATaacatgaaaaagaaaaaaaataacaaagaaaaaccTTGGAAAAATCGTCACAcgaaacaaattctaaaatatgcatagcaaaaccaaattttcTGAGCATTACCACACGTATTTAATAAACTGAATCGCAAAAGCCAAACCGTTCGCGTGCTTAAGGTCCTTTAAGTGTTTCCGTTTAAAGTTACGGGTTTATAGCTGTACTGAATACGtgaattataatgaaaatacGAAATACAAAGCACAATGTAAGTACAATACAAACGATATGAACTCGTGACTGTAATACCAGTTGGAGGAGACAGAACTACAAATGATCTGTAAACTGAAGGCACTTTTGTTATCTCTactcatgtaaataatacatagttacatacatacagacaaACTCAAGCCCCAAACAATCTGACACATAAACTAACATAAacatcaatcttcttcttatcgtctgggttgagaggtggatgatcaacctcaacaaccctggagtcaggattattattgagctgccaaaggccccgacGGGCCTCAAgtaataactacttacttacatcatattTACTTACGAATAGGGACACAATTCCTCAATCGTACGTACTCAGtgaatattgtaatatttcaaTCGACTACGACATGCGCAAGATTACAAACATCAAGAAACATTACGCCACTGACCATGCATGGAACGTAatagaatattttaaaacaagaatACAAGGCAACCGTTCTGTCTGCCCAATTTTGCAACTACGTATTATTTGCCAAATTACATGCAACTGTCGCTAGAATTTTCACTTCATACGCGGACAACACGAACTTAATAAACGTAGGATATTGAAAATTTTATCTGTTTCTCTAaagcctactattactactgTTCGTCGTAGTATAAAAGCAGTTATACCTTGGGTCTCAGCGTCGTAAAGGAACCTGAACGAATGTCAGTAACGGCCAGTAAATTTTTACTGCCCCAACACAAACACTTATAAAGTCAAATAAGGCTCCCGGACAGTTTATTGTCCGACGAATTGAACCGGAGACTAGAAACCTACTTTTCTTTATGTGTTTTCCTATAGTTTGTTATTGCTTGCTCACATTCATGCAGCATCGAGTCCAATACAATAGGTAACAATtttataactaagtacttatgacTGAAGAAGTCTCTTATGTTCTACGGTGTTGTGATGAAAAAACCAGCAGCGTCTAGTTTGATGTGTATATAGAGAAGAAACGAGAGGGGAAGATCCGCGAACGAATGTGTATTACAAATGTTtccatattaaaaaatatatattaatatttatgtgtTCGACAATGACCACAGTGCGTATATATGTTGACATAGAAACACATTGATTTATGAGTTTCTATGTATCAAATTCAATCAGTTTTATATAtgactataataattataatctcaAATATTTTTGGATTTAAGTTCATTTATGGGattgaaagaaataaatatctgCTAATTAAGTCGATTGGACAAGGTTTACTATGCAAAGGTCATGGGTACTATCAAATTCTTTTCCTTGTTTCCGTAAATAGccttaaatatacagggtgttagtgacatcgtaacgaaaactttgagggatgattcaggccatgattctgagttgatatcaagtggaattttccgtcgcaaaagtatgaaactaaaaataatttaaataagctctaaaattttcatgacttctccgacaggaaattccacttgagatagactcagagtcatggtctgaatcatccccttcagtattcgttacagtgtcactaacacccatacctacttgtatggctactgtaagtacttgtatggggtgtaagtgacatcgtaacgaatactgagagggatgattcagctgattattctgagttaatatcaagtagaattttccatcgcaaaagtatagaattgaaaaacctaaaaaaataacatgaattttgcaacggaaaattccacttgatattaactcagaatcatggtccgaatcatccccctgagtattcgttacgatgtcactaacaccctgtatatttcgcTTCAAATCCTCTTTCCCCACCAATCAGATCAAATGTTTCCTGAAACATCATAATTTACGACAAGCGGAAACTacgccacattaacttttatcaTACTACTTAAATCAAATCGATTGGGATTATAGGATATTTTTGTAAAACGTAACAAATTAAGCTGACCCATACGTACATAAGGTAACTTAGCTAatcataataagttaaataaacgtAATTCATACTGGATACGATTAATACTTAGTAAAAAAGCATAGCAATCCACGGTCTAAGTCATCTCTTTCCCTCTTTTTCCTCTCTCTCGCTCATAGACAacatctttttattatttatttatttatttattttattaaatcttaatactaaaaatacaattatcaatgccctgcaaaactgtttaaacagtttgtctgcaggaaaagagtctctactaataatatgaacttaattaataacatacaataagttagctaggacacgagtctagaaggtgttgtttaGAAGAGCTGAGGAAACGTATTCATGAGAGAGATCGTATAGAAACAAATTACGTTCACAAAGGGGCCCTTTTCCGTGATCAATCGACTGCAGCGAACGATAATTGGAAAAGTAATAAGCAAGGAGTCACATTACATGTTAATACTATATATTTGGATACATTGTATTAATTTCTACAGTTAATGTAACTTGATTAACTTCATCAGCCTCCTTTACGGCGTCTCGGCCCATTTATCGAATATAAAGTCAATACGCAATCCGCGTCGTTGACTCGGTCGTAAAACTGGTGTACTTATGTCTGATTAGCTACCTACTGCCCCTTCTGCTCTGATGACTTGTTTATCTTAAGATCTCTTTCAAGCTTTCCGTTAATTATTGAAGTAGAAGGGACATAAAGTATAAAtaagttttaagtaagtaagtaagtaccaatATTCCACCATCTAACGTTATTAAGTTACTTTGCAACTCCCGAAGAAAGCTGAAAGCAGATCAAAATTTATCAGCATAGTACGCGCTGTTAAAAATTTCAACTTTAAGTACGTAATCGCTATTACAAAACAGATAAGtacgaattttattttcttaatttcaaAATTCTACGCGTAATTTTACGGACGGGCATCCGATTTTTAGCAAAACAAAAATGTACCTTTCTTACCTTTAATTTACCttctgttctgtgatagtgattataatttcatatacttaagtacttaaaaaagaaaattctaaCAGCGCAGCGCGTACGATGCGGAATATTGCGCTTTTagtttcctttgtattttatataacaaACACATTTCTATTTACAAGCaagttttaataagtaattattactaAGCTTGCTTCAGTTCAATTGTGTAACATTTACGCAATCCATTAAGAAACGTGTCAGGGTCGACACGGAAAACACTTCTCCTATCTAGTTTGGCACGAGACACCTCTCGATCTATTGTGCAAATACTGCTTCATTTCACTAAGAGGCTTAAAATTTCCATATTTGTGATAACAGTCCCGCTTCACAACCAAAAGAGGGATTTTGAACCCAGATAAGAGATTACTATTTGATATTCATAAAGGGATAATAAACATCGAATTGAATTACTTTGGCTTTGGTTTGAACAGTTCACCAATTTTCTGAAATTGCTGACGTGATAGTTGTCGCCGACTTAGTAAGCAGCTTTTATacctaataaatagaaaaatattttgacaaaataaaaaatatgcttaCTTACTTAGCTCTTCTgaatatctatctatatctaaCGTTGATGATAGAGCTTAGTAAACAAAAGCTTCAAATGATTCTTGTTCAGTACGAACAaagaaagtattaaaataaccgttttgatttataaatgtggttttaataaattcgtattTGCTACAATTTTAGATGGATGTCTGTTGAGTGCGGTGAGTTGAATGTGTGGAGAGTGAATCGTGTGTAAATGCGATTGGTACGCGTGTATGACGTGGTATGTGACGTGTATGACGCAAGTGTATGACTCGATACATAGCAAGTAGGTATCTATTGCCTACTAAATAGGGTCGATGTCGCGTCGACAACGCTAGatcatatttattaatacaatttcataacataataatatgctaaaACTTTAATGTCTAATGACTTCTGAAGTCAATCAtcccctagctttatcccgattatcacagggtccgcttcgacaagtccgattttttacagtagcgactgcctgtctgaccttacaacccgcgaaggcaaaaccagcccaatacaggttaggtcacatacctccgaaaatgcatttctcgggaatgtgggtttcctcacgatgtttttcttcaccgctgaacacgtgataaccatttatgattcaaacatgaattcgaaaacaaattcgacaatcattggtttaggcctgtgctggattcgaacctgcgacctcaaagtaagaggcaagcgttctaccaactgggctaccacggctcagttCTGAATTCTGAAGTCAATAAAGAGCTGTTGCTGATTAGCTTGCTAGCAAGTCCTAAGTGGCGACCGTAAGCATCTAAAATCTTATAGGGATTCATGGTCCCAGAGCCGAGAATATATTCCAATCGGGTGTAACGTGGAACTTGAATAAAGCAGAAACAGCGTTCCTAGCACCCAGTATACTAAGCACTGCATTTTTAAACGTTCCCGGTAGTCTCCCATTAATCTTTACCTGCGTCTAAATGGCACGTTTTTTTGCTTGTGTCGTGTCCTAGTGTCCATTTGGCTCATTCGACTAATTGCTAGTCGTTTTTTTTCCCAAAACGTGATTAGTTGTAGAAGGGAGGTATGAGGGGGGTGTGAGTTATTGCATTGTTTGCGCGAGTtgcgtgcgcccgcgccgcacgcgACATGCCACGTCTAACGTTCCATATCACGAACCCATAATGAGCTCATTTACATTTTtcagctttttattttaatattgacacCAAACATATCAAAGTTCGACTAATAACTGTGTTCGATATCTCTCAACTAATTTGTTTACAATTTACACCGAAGTCATAACTGCAACCCCTTTGTTTCCAGTGGTAAAGATTTGAGAACAATTTTCCACAGTAGCAAAAATAATTCTGAAGATTCTACAAACAAGTTTTCGAGGTCAACCGTAGTTGTTTACTTACGAAGATCCATCATAAGTAATATATAGGTCTATTGTCATAGCTACGTGAAATAACTTTTCTATAATAGCAATTGGTCTaaaaatagtataataattacttacttaacataAAAAGCAGCTTGAATGTATTCACTTTACTCTATATGACAATTCAATTACTTTAATAACTAGTGTAAACATATTACGAGAGTGCTACAGCCGCGCGTGCTACGACAGTGCTACGCATCGTCTACGAAAAAGTAACGCAGCTTTCGTAAGCAAATTAAAGCCATAATCATAATTGGTACTATCGTAGGTAGATTAGTGAACAGTAGCGCGATGTCTTGTGGCTTAGTGGGTGTGCCATAATCAGATTGCGGCACTAGTAGAGCTTCGGTAGACGGACTCAGGCCGCTCCCACCACAGAAACCGCATCTATTATACCTACAGCCTACGTTATTGTCCAAAGTAATAGGCTTTTGTTAATATAGGTAACGATTTAATCTACAATGTTTTGGACGAATGACAGCGCTTAGCTAATTGGCGCTGGATGAAAGGCGACAGTCTTTTCTTTTAAGTAAATTGAATGAAACATGAATGTAACGTCATTTCTATGCATCTGTTTAATAACTTAACGAATATATTATGCGAATCTGAGGCGATCCACGCGTGTCCCACGCAATGCGAGTCAAGGGCACGTTGCAGGATGCTCCGAGCTCaccttattatttcattttgcgTGTGTCACTATCGCACCGCATACTGCCGGGGACGTCACTGAGGTTTAGTTTTTCACATGTCTCTGTAACCGCGAGCACGCACGTGGCACGTCCAGTGCACAGAGGAGGCCCGGTCGCCGGTCGGGGGCGGTGTCGCGTGTTGTTTTGGTGCGGGTGTGGTGCCGCGCGGAGTGTTCGCGAGCGGCGCGCGGCGAGTGCcgtgcagcggcggcggcgcgtgcggGCCGGGCCGCGGCTGCGCGTGCGGGCCGGGCCGCGGGCTGTGCGCCGCTCGATACCCCGGCCATGAAAATTTCAGCCGCTGTCAACCGGTGGCCGCACGCAGGTCTGTGCGCGTACCTGCCGCCTGCCCGCCTCGCATACACCACATACCACACGGCCTACCTCTAACACAGCATCTGGATTTACATACTCACCTGACATTGCCAAAATATTCCTATCATACTCACATACAAGTCAGTATTTTTGCATTTCATGTTGTTAATGTTCAAAAATTCAAGTTACGAGTAAGTATgtgaaaaataattacattttaatttcaaGACACTCATTCATACACTGAAATAAGTCGTCATAATACCGTAAAATTATTAGTTGTTTATATAACaatgtaggtataggtacttaaactTGGTCTTTGTACTTACATGATTCTGttcattcaaaaatattttaatggatTTACCAGTATTGCCATCTTTCGAAAAATAGAAGTAAGTATAAACTGACAGTGGTTACTTTATACGATGCAACTTGGTTGGAAAAACTATCCCCAATTAGTTCTATGCTCACTCAATAGATGGCTCTTTCTAAATCAGTACAGAAAGTAAAAAGTCGAACGAAAAGGCGTGCTCTTCTAATACGATTACTCATTTAAATCTTCTAACACACCAAAAATCTTTTCTTAGGTTACCTAGATTTTTTTTCGGTCTTTTTAAATGAAGACTTTGTTTTGAGTGTTCAGAGATCAAGTGTTCTAGTTTGGGTTGTCTTTATAGCACTCACCTGTGCTTAGGAAAactcacaaaaagaaaattatatcaaaaaaaattctgactcgcaCGGTGTCAATTTTCTCTACATAACATCTCGGAAGAATGTATGGGGTTGCGAAAGTATGGAGTTGTGACAGTTAGCTACTATATTTACAGAACGTATGTTAACTGTAAATTGACTAAACCTGatctttttttgttgtttgtttaaatataatctCGTAGAGCTGATTGACGGATactaaaaaagaaacaacaaataaaaattatcattAACTTTTATTACACATTTAAAGATGTTATGTGGTGGAAAACTACAAAACTCCAAGTAGAAGgtacaaatatttacaaaaacgtTCCATAAATATCGTACCAATCACACTATACATGTACACCGAACgaatatacatttatattttcaaaatatataaagtattaagtagtatgtatataaataaaagcaacttataacaaaatactataaaataagcAGGTATGTATACTGGGTGGGTGTTCTATGCCCATTCTCGTTTATAATCAGGCACagcggccccgattcctgcagacacctcttaattttaagttatacccgtcattttcttatccggcgaaaaggaaagggacgaatgattaacaaccgttaattttaaaatgaataaatgaaataggcatctcgctgatatgcaatctGTTTGACACGTGCTATCAacgtaattctgtcgagttattggccaatataaaattttaggaggtttgtttaaatttctgctttctctttttaatttatgtGTATCCCATTATTttttgcctgtcgattatctgtCCCTTTGATTTTCGTcggagaagaaaatgacaggtatataccttaaaataaacatagatggtgtgtactggaatcgggtaccattactttcctaaaattaataaacaGGTAACGGAATGAGTTATTTTGCTTTTCAtgcattacataataatatatcattAAAATGGCAGAAAACGTTACTTTAGAGATGTCAGTCATTCACTACTACATTGATACTAGGTACATATGAATTATAAAAGtagtacataaatatttacgtGTGTGTAACGGGTAAACGACATCCAATATATGGTTACTGTGACGACTACACGTAGATAGTACTTACTGACACTAAACATTCATCCAAACTACATTTTTGTGTAAACATGCTATAAAACAACTGAAATCTGTCCTTCAAAACTTCTCTCGTCTGAAAAACAAAGTGTGTgtcatcgtaaagaatactgagggggtcaCACCATGACtcttcatcgcaaaagtacgaaatatttttacaaaacacaaaaagaacatgaatttcgcgacgctaaatttcacttgatattaggTCAGAATCACCGAATCCCCCTcatcatgtcactaacactctacgTATATATAAATGACGCATTTCCAAAAAAAAGAACAGATTCTAGCAAATCTACAGTATGCTTTTAAAATGATTTCCCTACACATTTATCCTCTATGTAATTAAATACCCTATGTTTTAAGTATTATCCTCAAAAATTCGGATTTTGAAATGTGTTCAAATTTTAAAGCTCCTAAACTTTTTTAAAAGGACAGCACCTTGCTATTAGACATAAAGATTTGCCTTTGGCTCAgcattaaaattacattttatttcactACCTAATGTTTATAATGAGATTCTTATTTACAACAAATTCGCTATATACAAACAATGAGTCACATTTACAGATGTTAGTTTTTCTACTAGAGGTGGCATTAGGTAACTtaatatttacattacatttataCAAATAAAGTCGTGAAGGTCACAACACTGGCGCACGAAGCTGCAAAGGAAAAGTCAGTTTTTTTTGCCAAAAATAACAGCAAAAATATACACAAGATACACACCACACACCAAGGAAATTCACTTAAAAGGGACACAGTGAGCACAGGATCTAATTGCTGATTTCAACGTGTGTTATGCACCATTACGAACAAGTGTTATagacacaaaataaatatcCGAAGGAACTTcaaattgtctaggagtatccacacttatataaaattatgtccATGGTCTTACAACGGTGGTCGTAATGCTCGGAATGATCTATCTTTCCCTGTACTACTCTACATTCAAATTCGGTTTTTCAGACTCGATCAATGGCGTGAAGTGTCTTCTTTGCTCCGTCTCTTTCTATCTTAGAAGTTGCCGTTCACGTGCGAAGGAGACAATTCACTGAGTATATAGTCAGGTGCGCTTGCCCCGTGCTTTACCGTTGACCACTGTTTCTGCCTGCTGCTTACGTGGGCGGAGAATGAAGTTCAGATTATACGCTGTGTTCACCGCGTAGTACACGTTTGCATTAGACGGGAGCACCATTtctgaaaaacaaaaagaacatgAGTATAACTTAACTGTTTGAATAGAAATTATACTTTGTCATGCTAATCAAAAGGCTTCCCTAAAAATATCGCATATCAAATATTCATAGGATTAATATAATACGAGTATGATCAATAGGATTAAGGAACAACTCTCGAAATTACTTCAAGTTTtccaaaaaaactatttttaaatagttaCTTATACACCTCAACGACGAGTTAATTGCCTACTACTATTACTTTGATATTGATATTACTCGTAAAATGCAATGCTTACCTCTATCAGGCAGAACTTGCGATAGCGTATAGCCATCTGGATCTCCGTCGAGATTAAGCTTGAGCATGGCGTTTCTGATGACCTGCGGCGTCCTCTCATTGTTGCTTAGCATTATAGACTTATACAGCACCACGCCTTCAGTCTCCACACAATCAGATTCGTACGTCACTCGTATGATGTAGAAATCCGGACCGTTTCGGGAGTTAGCATGAGCTGGACTCGCACCTCCCATTTTCCCATTCGCCTGCTTCTGTCCGCTATTCGCACTTGATAAAGAAACGTCCAGCGATGGAAGCGATGACGACGATGAGCCATGCGACAGTCTCGTCGGAGACACCCGCCTCTCCAAGCTGTCTCTCTTCCACGCCAAGGCAACGCCGTCAGTCTCACAATAGAATTGCGAGCTGTTACTCGAACTCGTGCTCGCGATAGAATCATTCTTTCTGTGACCCTGCCCGTTTGTATCGACCTTCTTTGGTCTTCTTTCTTTTGGAGGATTGGTCGGCAGCTCTAATTGACAAGATAATTGATACGCTTCTCTATCGTCCAATACTATGACAGAGTCGAACCATCTGTCGAACATCGGGTCTGAGGGTAAATGGTAAGCGTTTGCCGCACCCTGCAGTAACTTAATCTGAGCGAGTACCTCAAACTCTTTCCTTCGTTTATCGAAGTTTATTAAACCATCCGCCACCGTGTCTGGAATCGCCGTATCTATCATGGTAAGATCTGTTAAGAAAGTACCGAGATAAGGAATTGTCCCATGGCTAACTCCAGGCGAGCCACGCTCGTGTAACAACTTTTGTAGCTGTCGATCGTTCTCACCGACCGTATCTGCAAACTTAGCCGTACCCTCCCGCATGAGCAGTTCTCGCTGAGCCCACCGATTGTTATCTTCACTAAAAATTCTGGCTAATTCGTCAAATAACTCTGCTTTTTCTTTTGGTAATAACGCCCACGTTTTCCTCAACCTGTATACGGGATTGCTCTGCAACCCTGATATGATTGCTTTCAGCGATGAGAAGTTTTTGAGGACCCTTAATTCCCGTGCGATATCAAGCCACGCGGCGAGGATGTCGGCTCGCTCCATCGGCCTGAGATTGGGTTCGACGAGCACAGTGGATATGACTCGGAAGGAGACCGCGTTGAACTGGTTAACGGTGGCGAGGACGGTGGCGGCGTCGTGGGAGCGATCCTTGTCGCGGCGGGACCAGACGGCGCCGAGGCACTGGTGTGGGACGAGCTTCTTGAAGAGCTCCATGTCCATGCGGGTGAGCTGTTCGGCGAAGTGTCGGTGCGGCACGTGCGGCAGGCGGTACGTGCTGGTGTGGTGCGCGGACAGCCGCATTCCCGCCGCCAGGcacacgccgccgccgccgccagacATGCCGTTGCGTTCCGCGCTGAATATAGCTAGCTTCTGTAACACctgcaattaaaaaaaaatatttgaaataatattaattcagtCGTTTATACGAGTTTCCCTGATTATAAACaagtaaatacataacataaacagcctatataagtctcactgctggggacaggcctcccctcaatcaaccggagggggaactGGTAAATAAATGAGTGAAAGTGTGAAAGGTTACCTTCGAGTGTAGCTCGGATCCAGGCAGATGGAGCTGTGTGAAGGCGAGGAGCTGCTGCAGCGCGGGGTGGTGCGGCGGCTGCCGAAAGTCCTCCGGATACGTGTCCAGCCACACGTGCAGACATGCCACCAGAGTCCTGCAAATaatacacatcatcatcattatcagccgtacaacacccactgctgggcataggcctcccccaaggatctccacgacgataacacacatacatacataaatgaaCTCACATCCGTAATATCTAATGTATAAGTACAgcaacaagtaatcagaagacagcTTGCAGCCAGTATTGTTACGAAGTCTTAAGTcgaatatgatgaaccgtgaTCACTTTATCAGTCCATCGCCTAAATACATAGTTCATTATTGTTTGAACGGACATTGCGGCCAAATTCAGGGTGCAGTCGTAAATTCTGACTGAACTCTGATTCGAGAACATACAGAtatatcatgaaaatattatgctGTATAGGTAGTAACTTCATTTGTGTGAATTAACAAAATACAATGCAAATTATGCGCGTGTTTATTCCACGTCATCCGATACAGCCTTGTGATATAATGTATCATATAAAATGCGTACAatctttttgtatatattttttccgaTATAtgatactacataggcggtcctgacgttcacAAAATTTAAAGCCTACAGTTGAATGATTCAGCTTCTGCATTTAATTACTGATGGATGACCTTTAATGTTAAATGTGATTCCATTATTTTAACATAGATTTTGCATGAAGATGAGAACATATATAATGACTTAAAATTGAGATAAAGAAGTccgcccgtgttgctctaagcACGTCTCCTATAAGAGATGTCCCAGTTTTTGTAAGCCTTTATTGATTAGCTAATCTTTACTTATCTACATAGCATGTCAACTACATGTATAAACGGATACCTAAGGAAACACAAGTAAGTATATACGTATTCATATTGTTTCTACA
This portion of the Pectinophora gossypiella chromosome 1, ilPecGoss1.1, whole genome shotgun sequence genome encodes:
- the LOC126368306 gene encoding ral guanine nucleotide dissociation stimulator isoform X2, encoding MCSVSYEMCQKITERNLKLCFPRRSRRDSIGQPTWRLWGEERVDGAIYTVYLKKVRYHRPTRSASSESDDEISHLEWETVRVRFVKAGTVERLVEALATDDGELESTYVNVFLATYRSFAECGRVLDLLLRRYEALAAEEVVPSAVDTSQQHRKTLVACLHVWLDTYPEDFRQPPHHPALQQLLAFTQLHLPGSELHSKVLQKLAIFSAERNGMSGGGGGVCLAAGMRLSAHHTSTYRLPHVPHRHFAEQLTRMDMELFKKLVPHQCLGAVWSRRDKDRSHDAATVLATVNQFNAVSFRVISTVLVEPNLRPMERADILAAWLDIARELRVLKNFSSLKAIISGLQSNPVYRLRKTWALLPKEKAELFDELARIFSEDNNRWAQRELLMREGTAKFADTVGENDRQLQKLLHERGSPGVSHGTIPYLGTFLTDLTMIDTAIPDTVADGLINFDKRRKEFEVLAQIKLLQGAANAYHLPSDPMFDRWFDSVIVLDDREAYQLSCQLELPTNPPKERRPKKVDTNGQGHRKNDSIASTSSSNSSQFYCETDGVALAWKRDSLERRVSPTRLSHGSSSSSLPSLDVSLSSANSGQKQANGKMGGASPAHANSRNGPDFYIIRVTYESDCVETEGVVLYKSIMLSNNERTPQVIRNAMLKLNLDGDPDGYTLSQVLPDREMVLPSNANVYYAVNTAYNLNFILRPRKQQAETVVNGKARGKRT
- the LOC126368306 gene encoding ral guanine nucleotide dissociation stimulator isoform X3, producing MWRICGVSKAQPVLFADNVDDDYQPTWRLWGEERVDGAIYTVYLKKVRYHRPTRSASSESDDEISHLEWETVRVRFVKAGTVERLVEALATDDGELESTYVNVFLATYRSFAECGRVLDLLLRRYEALAAEEVVPSAVDTSQQHRKTLVACLHVWLDTYPEDFRQPPHHPALQQLLAFTQLHLPGSELHSKVLQKLAIFSAERNGMSGGGGGVCLAAGMRLSAHHTSTYRLPHVPHRHFAEQLTRMDMELFKKLVPHQCLGAVWSRRDKDRSHDAATVLATVNQFNAVSFRVISTVLVEPNLRPMERADILAAWLDIARELRVLKNFSSLKAIISGLQSNPVYRLRKTWALLPKEKAELFDELARIFSEDNNRWAQRELLMREGTAKFADTVGENDRQLQKLLHERGSPGVSHGTIPYLGTFLTDLTMIDTAIPDTVADGLINFDKRRKEFEVLAQIKLLQGAANAYHLPSDPMFDRWFDSVIVLDDREAYQLSCQLELPTNPPKERRPKKVDTNGQGHRKNDSIASTSSSNSSQFYCETDGVALAWKRDSLERRVSPTRLSHGSSSSSLPSLDVSLSSANSGQKQANGKMGGASPAHANSRNGPDFYIIRVTYESDCVETEGVVLYKSIMLSNNERTPQVIRNAMLKLNLDGDPDGYTLSQVLPDREMVLPSNANVYYAVNTAYNLNFILRPRKQQAETVVNGKARGKRT
- the LOC126368306 gene encoding ral guanine nucleotide dissociation stimulator isoform X4; this encodes MSQDAESLQPTWRLWGEERVDGAIYTVYLKKVRYHRPTRSASSESDDEISHLEWETVRVRFVKAGTVERLVEALATDDGELESTYVNVFLATYRSFAECGRVLDLLLRRYEALAAEEVVPSAVDTSQQHRKTLVACLHVWLDTYPEDFRQPPHHPALQQLLAFTQLHLPGSELHSKVLQKLAIFSAERNGMSGGGGGVCLAAGMRLSAHHTSTYRLPHVPHRHFAEQLTRMDMELFKKLVPHQCLGAVWSRRDKDRSHDAATVLATVNQFNAVSFRVISTVLVEPNLRPMERADILAAWLDIARELRVLKNFSSLKAIISGLQSNPVYRLRKTWALLPKEKAELFDELARIFSEDNNRWAQRELLMREGTAKFADTVGENDRQLQKLLHERGSPGVSHGTIPYLGTFLTDLTMIDTAIPDTVADGLINFDKRRKEFEVLAQIKLLQGAANAYHLPSDPMFDRWFDSVIVLDDREAYQLSCQLELPTNPPKERRPKKVDTNGQGHRKNDSIASTSSSNSSQFYCETDGVALAWKRDSLERRVSPTRLSHGSSSSSLPSLDVSLSSANSGQKQANGKMGGASPAHANSRNGPDFYIIRVTYESDCVETEGVVLYKSIMLSNNERTPQVIRNAMLKLNLDGDPDGYTLSQVLPDREMVLPSNANVYYAVNTAYNLNFILRPRKQQAETVVNGKARGKRT